From Nitrospirota bacterium, the proteins below share one genomic window:
- a CDS encoding DUF2157 domain-containing protein, whose product MKLPRKHAIVVREAIERWKHDGVIPDTQAASLAATIEVQYFDWRKLAKYSFWIALVSIVSSVSAALSDRMLRDMLDVLFKAPATVKCAALSLVAAGLYRWGLTKRQQAPDKAYRNEAIFFLGVLATAGAISQLGIALDTGSGHFAILLLLSFLVYAVLGAMLESNLIWVFSLASLGGWMGTETGYMSGWGAYYLGMNYPLRFVLFGGLLTGCALALETHPSGQRFFRSTLVMGLLYLFIALWIMSIFGNYGDIHAWERVKQIELFHWSLLFGAVAGWAVYHGLRHDNDITKGFGLTFLGINLYTRFFELFWNGLHKAIFFALLGLSFWYIGSKAETIWNLGRREERG is encoded by the coding sequence ATGAAACTCCCACGTAAACACGCCATCGTGGTCCGCGAAGCCATCGAGCGTTGGAAACACGATGGCGTGATTCCCGACACACAGGCGGCATCGCTGGCTGCGACGATCGAAGTCCAATATTTCGACTGGCGAAAGCTGGCGAAGTATTCCTTCTGGATCGCGCTCGTTTCGATCGTCTCCTCCGTGAGCGCCGCGCTCTCCGACCGGATGCTCCGGGACATGCTCGACGTACTCTTCAAGGCCCCCGCGACGGTCAAGTGCGCGGCCCTCTCACTCGTGGCGGCCGGGCTCTACCGATGGGGACTCACCAAACGACAGCAGGCCCCCGACAAGGCCTATCGCAACGAAGCCATTTTCTTTCTTGGCGTGCTGGCCACAGCCGGAGCGATTTCCCAACTAGGCATCGCACTCGACACAGGCAGCGGGCATTTCGCGATTCTGCTCTTGCTCTCGTTTCTGGTCTATGCCGTCCTCGGCGCGATGCTCGAATCGAATTTGATCTGGGTCTTCTCCCTGGCCTCGTTGGGCGGCTGGATGGGTACGGAAACGGGCTACATGTCCGGCTGGGGCGCCTATTACCTTGGGATGAACTATCCCCTGCGCTTTGTCCTCTTCGGCGGGCTCCTGACCGGCTGCGCTTTGGCGCTGGAAACTCACCCGAGCGGACAACGCTTCTTCCGCAGCACGCTGGTGATGGGATTACTGTATCTCTTCATCGCGCTTTGGATCATGTCGATCTTCGGCAACTATGGGGATATCCATGCCTGGGAGCGGGTAAAACAGATCGAACTGTTCCATTGGTCGCTCCTCTTCGGCGCAGTCGCAGGCTGGGCCGTCTACCATGGATTGAGGCACGACAACGACATCACGAAAGGGTTCGGTCTGACATTTCTCGGCATCAACTTGTATACGCGATTCTTCGAATTATTCTGGAACGGCCTGCACAAGGCCATCTTCTTCGCGCTGCTGGGGCTCAGCTTCTGGTACATCGGCAGCAAAGCCGAGACGATCTGGAACCTGGGCAGACGAGAAGAGCGAGGATGA
- a CDS encoding sensor histidine kinase, with translation MKPTKKNKPGAKRVAVSRSGLVDKTGTEKSGTATRRAFMPKHGGLAHRLGERVKELSALHRAVHLLQDSLKPVSTVLMEIASFMPPAWQYPEVTEACITFDGRQFPTPGFKETPWIQRAAFATPDGRRGMLEVVYTEKNPPEVEGPFLAEERDLINSLADSCASYLTRKQAEEKLLAAHGRLQALSKQSMHLQEQERRQLAHDLHDEIGQAFTTLKVNLQAIQRTTDPNRRIASLNDSFSIIDQTVQRVRDMALDLRPSMLDDLGLVSAVRWYVEKQGERAGIRTKVDSKGIPPGLSPDALVACFRIVQEGVTNILRHAEASRMAVKLRAVKEGVEVVIEDDGAGFSVKEAMAASGERPHLGLIGIQERVRTFNGQFQISSTRRKGTRLSVMIPFDKPV, from the coding sequence ATGAAGCCAACCAAGAAAAACAAGCCGGGGGCCAAGCGAGTCGCAGTGAGCCGCTCCGGTCTTGTGGATAAGACAGGTACGGAGAAGTCTGGTACAGCGACGCGGCGGGCATTCATGCCGAAGCACGGAGGACTGGCCCATCGGCTGGGCGAGCGGGTGAAGGAGTTGAGCGCCCTCCATCGCGCAGTTCATCTCCTGCAAGACAGTCTCAAACCGGTATCGACCGTATTGATGGAGATCGCCTCGTTCATGCCTCCCGCCTGGCAGTATCCTGAGGTGACGGAAGCCTGCATCACCTTCGACGGGAGGCAGTTTCCCACGCCTGGTTTCAAGGAGACGCCCTGGATACAGCGGGCTGCCTTTGCGACGCCGGACGGACGCCGGGGGATGCTCGAGGTGGTCTACACGGAAAAAAATCCGCCGGAAGTCGAAGGGCCGTTTCTGGCCGAAGAACGGGATCTGATCAATTCATTGGCCGACAGTTGTGCCTCCTATCTCACGCGAAAACAGGCAGAAGAGAAGCTACTGGCGGCCCATGGACGGTTACAGGCTCTCTCCAAGCAGTCGATGCATCTGCAAGAGCAGGAGCGTCGACAACTGGCGCATGATCTCCACGATGAAATCGGACAAGCGTTTACGACGCTGAAAGTGAATTTACAGGCGATCCAGAGAACCACGGACCCGAACCGCCGGATTGCGTCCTTGAACGACAGTTTCAGTATCATCGATCAGACGGTACAGCGGGTGCGCGACATGGCCCTCGATTTACGCCCATCGATGCTCGATGACCTGGGGCTGGTCTCTGCCGTGCGTTGGTATGTGGAGAAGCAGGGGGAGCGGGCTGGGATTCGCACGAAGGTGGATTCCAAGGGTATTCCCCCGGGACTGTCCCCCGATGCCTTGGTGGCCTGCTTCAGGATTGTTCAAGAGGGGGTGACCAACATCTTGAGGCATGCCGAGGCCAGTCGAATGGCCGTGAAGCTCCGGGCTGTGAAAGAGGGAGTCGAGGTGGTCATCGAAGACGATGGCGCCGGTTTTTCCGTCAAAGAGGCCATGGCCGCCTCCGGTGAACGGCCGCATTTGGGATTGATCGGCATTCAAGAGCGAGTCAGAACCTTCAATGGACAATTCCAGATCAGTTCAACGAGAAGAAAGGGCACGAGGCTATCGGTGATGATTCCGTTCGACAAGCCTGTGTGA
- a CDS encoding trypsin-like peptidase domain-containing protein, whose protein sequence is MPFSIRPCCRFPVQSFAAYNDGPFLNQPPAYFWGLGSPVRRLGLKLLLLLIIYSCFVVGAHAQSIAEIAETVGNSVAMIITYDVTGSPTAQGSGVFITETGIILTNAHVVENAYSAEVISSLGTFDKVRILTRDSKRDLALIAIPTDKSSPPSFAKDTNFKPGERVIAIGNPLGLERTISDGLISGIRHKGDGVELIQTTVPISHGSSGGVLLNTSGELIGITSSSFEGGQNINFAISLNTIYAFIEGYQNDDPQGVKHQELRLAKESVWYRIVLKWIGYIVFGVFALVFSDRFGWALPLIFVTFYLLYLAFKGIHWLITYPFRRFKQRPQAISSDGNDKLG, encoded by the coding sequence ATGCCCTTCTCGATTCGTCCCTGCTGTCGTTTTCCTGTGCAATCCTTCGCCGCATACAACGATGGCCCCTTTCTCAATCAGCCGCCGGCCTACTTTTGGGGGTTGGGGTCTCCAGTAAGACGCCTAGGTCTAAAACTACTTCTGCTCCTCATAATTTATTCCTGTTTTGTTGTGGGAGCACACGCTCAGTCCATCGCTGAGATTGCAGAGACTGTTGGAAACTCAGTCGCAATGATTATTACTTACGATGTAACAGGTTCCCCCACTGCCCAAGGGAGCGGTGTATTCATAACTGAAACAGGAATCATTCTTACGAATGCGCATGTGGTCGAAAATGCATACTCAGCAGAGGTTATTTCGAGTCTTGGAACATTCGACAAAGTGAGAATACTTACTCGGGATAGCAAGCGTGATCTCGCTCTAATTGCAATACCAACAGACAAATCAAGCCCACCGAGTTTTGCCAAAGATACTAACTTTAAGCCTGGAGAGCGTGTAATAGCCATTGGCAATCCGTTAGGTCTTGAGAGAACGATTTCGGACGGCCTAATAAGTGGTATCAGACACAAGGGCGACGGAGTTGAGTTGATTCAGACAACAGTTCCGATTTCGCACGGAAGTAGCGGCGGGGTTTTGCTCAACACTTCAGGAGAGTTGATTGGGATAACCTCGTCATCATTTGAAGGTGGTCAAAATATAAATTTCGCAATCAGTCTCAACACGATTTACGCCTTTATCGAAGGCTATCAAAATGATGATCCGCAGGGCGTAAAGCACCAAGAGCTAAGGTTAGCCAAGGAAAGTGTCTGGTACCGAATTGTTCTCAAATGGATTGGTTACATAGTGTTTGGGGTTTTCGCCCTAGTTTTCAGCGATAGGTTTGGGTGGGCGCTTCCACTTATCTTTGTCACATTCTACCTTCTTTATTTGGCTTTCAAGGGAATACACTGGCTCATAACTTATCCTTTTCGTAGGTTCAAACAGAGGCCTCAAGCCATCTCTTCTGATGGTAATGACAAGCTTGGATAG
- a CDS encoding response regulator transcription factor produces the protein MHVKAKTLRVLLADDHALFRAGLRVLLHSLDGIQVVAETGNGQDAIQLVERERPSLVLMDIALPGLTGLEATARITKSWPQVRVIILSMHANEEYVRQALRAGASGYLLKGAEPSELELALKAVMRGETYLTPSVSKKVVDEYLRQGSASTKGGALTPRQCEVLKRIAEGRSTKEIAGTLELSAKTVEGHRAELMRRLEIHDVAGLVRYAIRIGLVPVDS, from the coding sequence ATGCACGTCAAAGCGAAGACCCTACGGGTTCTGCTGGCCGATGACCATGCGCTCTTTCGCGCCGGACTTCGTGTCTTGCTGCACAGTCTCGATGGAATTCAGGTCGTCGCCGAAACAGGAAACGGACAGGATGCGATCCAGCTGGTCGAGCGAGAGAGGCCCAGCCTCGTGTTGATGGACATTGCGCTACCAGGCCTCACGGGCCTCGAAGCGACCGCCCGTATCACCAAGTCCTGGCCGCAGGTGCGGGTCATCATCCTCTCCATGCATGCGAACGAAGAATACGTCCGCCAAGCCCTTCGGGCCGGCGCCTCGGGGTATCTGTTGAAAGGAGCCGAGCCGTCCGAATTGGAATTGGCCCTCAAGGCAGTCATGCGAGGGGAGACGTATTTGACGCCCAGCGTATCCAAAAAGGTAGTGGATGAGTATCTCAGGCAGGGCTCGGCCTCCACGAAAGGCGGAGCCCTCACGCCACGGCAATGTGAGGTGTTAAAACGTATTGCCGAGGGCCGTTCCACCAAGGAGATTGCCGGAACGCTTGAACTCAGCGCCAAGACCGTGGAGGGTCACCGGGCCGAATTGATGAGGCGCTTGGAAATCCATGACGTAGCGGGTCTCGTGCGTTATGCCATTCGCATAGGATTGGTGCCGGTAGACTCCTAG
- a CDS encoding alkene reductase has product MTTLFTPLQAGDIRLPNRIVMSPLTRVRAGATHIPNDMMVDYYSQRASSGLIMTECTMVDAHACAFIGEGGIYSPAHVAGWTRVTDAVHDRGGRIFMQIWHPGRAAHSLLNEGEQPVSSSATAIRNGVTHTPEGATPYEVPRALRTEEIPRYVDMFRRAAQNAQRAGFDGVQIHGAHGYLVDNFLRDGVNARTDAYGGSVPNRARFLLEVTDAAIGVWGAGRVAVRISPLVPFNDMVDSQPDALVTYVAQELSRRMIAFLEIRHESHALPEEQAILTIARRHFHGALMSNGSYTRESGESTVARGAADAIVYGRPYIANPDLVERFAKQTPLNEVNYDRLYGGGPDGYSDYPALAAG; this is encoded by the coding sequence ATGACCACGTTGTTTACCCCGCTGCAGGCCGGGGACATCCGCTTACCCAACCGCATCGTCATGTCGCCCCTGACCCGTGTGCGGGCCGGGGCCACACACATTCCCAACGACATGATGGTGGACTACTACTCCCAACGGGCATCGAGCGGGCTCATCATGACGGAATGCACCATGGTCGATGCCCATGCCTGCGCCTTCATCGGTGAAGGCGGCATTTACAGCCCCGCGCACGTGGCCGGCTGGACACGAGTGACGGACGCCGTGCATGACAGAGGCGGCCGCATCTTCATGCAGATCTGGCATCCCGGCCGTGCCGCGCACTCGTTGTTGAACGAGGGCGAGCAACCGGTCTCCAGCAGCGCCACCGCGATTCGCAATGGCGTGACCCATACCCCGGAGGGCGCCACACCCTACGAAGTCCCGCGCGCGCTCCGCACTGAGGAAATCCCGCGGTATGTGGACATGTTCCGACGCGCCGCGCAGAACGCTCAACGGGCCGGCTTCGACGGGGTGCAAATCCACGGTGCGCACGGCTATTTGGTCGATAATTTTCTACGCGACGGCGTCAACGCACGCACGGATGCCTATGGCGGCTCTGTTCCCAACCGTGCTCGGTTTCTGCTGGAGGTGACCGATGCCGCCATCGGCGTCTGGGGCGCCGGGCGCGTCGCGGTACGAATCTCGCCCCTGGTCCCGTTCAATGACATGGTCGATAGCCAGCCCGACGCGCTGGTGACCTATGTGGCGCAGGAATTGAGCCGACGAATGATCGCGTTCCTCGAAATACGGCACGAGAGCCACGCCTTGCCTGAGGAGCAAGCCATCCTGACGATCGCCCGCCGACATTTCCATGGTGCCCTGATGAGCAACGGGAGTTATACGCGTGAAAGCGGCGAATCGACGGTGGCACGCGGAGCGGCCGATGCGATCGTGTACGGACGGCCATACATCGCCAACCCGGACCTGGTCGAACGCTTCGCGAAACAGACCCCGCTCAACGAGGTCAACTACGATCGGCTCTATGGAGGTGGACCAGACGGCTACAGCGACTATCCGGCCCTGGCCGCAGGCTGA